The genomic region gaggcaaAAAGAAATGGGTTTGtgatcaattttcatttttttttttcttgtttttctttgtgtttttgggttgttttgattgtgTTCTGAAATGGGTTTTCATGTTTTTTGGTGTTTGGGATGTTGAAGGGTACCCGAAGGTGAAGGTCAGGCAACAAGAAGACCAGGATGATCATCAACCCCTCACTGATTTTTGCTTTCCAGGTTTTCATTTCTCGATCCTGTATTTCGCAGCTTAGaacacaaattaaattaaagttcCTCTCTGTCGATTTATGGAGTATTGAGTAATAGGTTTTTGAAGCTACCTTCCTCTCTGTCGATATCAACACTCTCACTTGCAAACTAATGCAAACGGTGTATACTGTTAGAACTGCGATTAAGCAAATAGCCTGACCTTTGTAGATGAAGCTCAGTTCGTTGGTTCAGTGTATGTCGGTTTCTTGCAAGCTTAATTTCCACTATCCCCCGTTATATGTAACTCCAACAATCTGGTCATTCCAATCAATGTATACTCCTGATATTGTATTTTTAGCACAAAACTTTTTACTGATGTTTTTCTTCGGCCAAAAGAAGCGTCAGTTTTAAGCCTCTAATTTCAGTTTGAGTCGTCTGAGCTTGAATGGTTTACTCATATGACCGACCTTACACCAAAAGCAATTCCATTCTTTCAAATACTAGCTCACTATCAAAGGATTTTTtccctcctctttctccctacCTTTTCTAATTTTGTAATAACATGTTCATTCAtctcactttttatttttcctcaaGATTTATTGGTCATTGGGTGATTTGAAACTTGTATTTATCTACAGAGAAGGAGCACGAAGAGTCTCCGCCCACTGTTGCGAGAATTCCTGAATCTTATGTCCCGAGTGTAGTGATGCCATCAATATCTGTAACTGAAGGTTTAGTTACATTATACTCATATGCTTAGTGACCATGCAAATGTCATTTCTGTACATCATCCTTATGAAGGGGAAAAATGTTCATTCTGTATTATCTTCCAGTTTTGACATTTGAATCTATGTTTTTGACAGGAGAAACGAAAGATGACAAAGTTGAAGaggaaatcaaacaaaatattaGAGCCAGCTCAATCCCTAGGCCGCGCGCTGTCTTATCAAGTCCAGGTAATTTTTCTTCCTTGCTTATCTCTATCGAGGTGTTTTGCAATGAGGCTTTTCTTGTTTACACTTAAGGACTCTCAAAGTTTTAAGAATTATAACTCTCAATGGAACACCTTAAACTCATGGAGATGTAATTATATTTGGCTAATCCCAAAATAACTATGATGTTTCAATCGATGGATTGAGAAATTACCGTAAACCTATAAACGTTTTGAGTTCAATATGTGGAACTTGAACCAGATGCATGTTTTCCTAGCTTGTATTCATATTTTAGCAGCATCAGTTTAATCTGATTTAACATTTGAAATTGTGATCAACATGTTATACTGTTCATTTATTTCTAACCTTTTGTTTGGTCATTTTGTTTTCAGTAAATGATACGGCGATTGGAAGCAAAAACAGGATCAAAGCAGCGCGAACGCCAGCTCTGAAGAATCATAACCTGGTCAAGAACAACCACACACAATCCGTTCCATCCCATATTACTGAAAATtctacaaaaacaataaaatccaAGGGGGCTTCAGAAGAGAACTCTCTGAAGGGAAGGAAAGGGTCAGAGACAACTCTTCCAAGTCAGAGGCGACCCCGTAGAACGGGAATAGCAAGCTCTGTGGGACGTCGAGTGTCGTTTAGTTTGGATTAGATTGGTAATCTTACTTGAGGGATTTATGTAGATAAAGGGAGATATTCCTGTTTCAATGAAACAGCATGAAGCCTTGTGAGAATTGGAGTTTTCGCTTTGTTTGTAATTACAAACTGCCTTGCACATAATGAAATCCATGTAAGGAGGAAAATTTTGCATAACTCACGTTTTGTGCACTATTTCTGTAACACATAATTGTtgttcattaactatgatgtaAGTGATACAATTACTACGACACGTACTAGCTGAAGTCGATACCTCAGCCATAAAACCCATCCTGTGGAACTTGTACTAGCTAAAAGCTAAAATGAGGCAGCATTTGATTTCGAAATTTCAGCCTCAATCTCTGTATGTAGCAAACCTAATACAAAATGGATTCTTCGAAATTTTGGGTGGGATTTGTCCCCCGAAAGGAATACATACCCGATATTGTTTACCTCAATCCAACTGCACCCAGGTTGCTTCTTCACTCCTTTCTCTTTCATTCTTGCCCAAATCCTCCCCGCGTCTTCCCTTCGTCCACTAGCCAGATACATTTCTGCCAAAATCAAGTATACACCAGAGTTACCGGGCTCTACGTCCAAAACCCTCTCCCCAGCAATCTCACCCACCTCAACATTCTTGTGGATTCTACAGGCTCCAAGTAATGCACCCCAGACACTAGCAGGAATTTCAAATCCATCTGCTCTCATTTGATCTAAGAAACTCATTGCCTCATCTATAAGTCCATATCTCCCCAACAAATCAACTATACATGTATAATGCTCAATTGTAGGTTGAACGAAATACTTGCATTTTATCATATCAAAGTAGAATCTGCCTTCATCCACCAACCCCGCATGGCTACAAGCAGATAGAACACCAACAAaggttatgtgattgggttgaACATCTGTTGATCTCATTTGTTCGAACATCTCCAGAGCTACTTCAGCATTCCCATGGTGAGCGAATCCGCAGATTATAGAATTCCACGAAATGACATCGTGGCTTTGCATGGAAGAGAATTCTAGTAAAGCCAAATCCATGTTCCCACATCTAGCATACATGGTAACCATAGCATTGGAAACTGCAATGATGTTATCAAATCCTGATTTTACTGACAGTGCATGAGTTTGTGTACCAAGCTGTAAGGTTGGTAAGTCTGAACAGATTGTCAAAACACTGGTAAATGTACTTTTATCTGGAGATGGCCCTGATTCTTTCATTCTAATGAAAAGCTTCAAACCTTCCTCACCAAGATCATTTTCGCTTAATCCAAATATTGTGGCATTCCATGCAGCTGTATCTCGAGTTTCCATTGACTCAAAGAGTTCAATAGCGCTGCCGACCTCTCCAGTTCCAAAATACCCAACAATCATATTTGTCCATGACACAACATCTTTGTAAGGGTTTTTCTCAAAAACGGCATGAGCTTCTCTAGTGAAACCAtttcttaataattttaaaaggaTTGAGTTCCATGTTTTCAGACATTTCTCTGGCATCTCCATGAAAAGCTTGATGGCATCATTGACTCTTTCAATCCTGACCAATCCATTTACCATTTGAGCCCAAGAATCCAAATCCCGCTTGGGCATTTTGTGAAGCAACCCCTCCGCAATTTCAACATACCCGTTTTCTATATACCCAACCATCATTGCATTCCAAGCCTGAACGTCTCTCACAGGCATTTCATCAAAGAGCTCTCGGGCTTCAACAACACGTCCTACACTAGAAAATGCTGAAATCATTATAGTCCAAGACGCCAAATCCCGAACAATCATTCGCTTAAAATACTTTTCAGCCAAATCAAAATCTCCATTATTCACAAGGCCTCCAACCACCAAGTTCCAAGAAACCACATCCTTCAACGGCATCCCATCAAACACTTGTACCGCTTCACCAATCATCCCATTACGAATATACCCGGAAACCATTGAATTCCAAGTAACAACATCTGTAAAATTCATCCCATCAAAGACTTTCCTTGCACCATCCACATCCCCACATTGCATCAACCCAGCAATCATTGTGTTGTACGAGAAGACATCATGTTCAGTCATCCGATTAAATAAAGAAACCGCATCTTGGAACTGCCCATTTTGAAAGTAGCCACGAATCATGGCATTCCAGGTGACGGTGTTTCTGTGTGGCATTTTGTCGAACAGCTTCTGGGCATCTTCGACAGAGCCATCCCGCATTAAAGATGAGATTTTGGAATTGAGGGGTTTGAGAGTGGTGGATGGTGTTGTAATCTGGTTTTGTGAAAAGGATTTTGCGATCGCCGCCGCCGTGCAGAGAGATCTTGCGAGTCGTAGAGAGAGGTGTCGGTTGAGCATACTCCATTTACTTTGACTTCAACGGCCTACTACGCGGGAACTCAAATAAGCAAAAATGTGAACTCGGGCTTGACCCGTAAGCACTTGGGCCTTGTTGACCCGTGATCGGTCTGATCACATGGGCCTTGACACGTGATCACTTTTGGTTTAATATTCACACATGCATTGAGATAAATTCTGTTCATTAAATAGAAAAGCTTTTAGTAAATTAtgtaaattactttaattataCGTCGCATcataatttcataattcatattttaaatattgtaatattatactttaatttatgaattcgttgcaatgtcatacttcTGTTAAATTAATCGTTAAACGAAGACATGGTAAATGCTATGTCCGTATTTTTTTTGACGTGAAATACTAtgtagataaaaaaaattataaaataaacaatttaaaaagaaaatttgtccaaaaaaattaaataaagaggGGTGGGTCCCACGCCAATCAAACCTCCATCTTTCACCTCTTCCTTCCTGAGTTTTCACCTCCATCCGCACcacccccgccccccccccccccccccccccccacctctCTTTCACCCCTTTCCTTCAC from Pyrus communis chromosome 4, drPyrComm1.1, whole genome shotgun sequence harbors:
- the LOC137731964 gene encoding uncharacterized protein — its product is MGYPKVKVRQQEDQDDHQPLTDFCFPEKEHEESPPTVARIPESYVPSVVMPSISVTEGETKDDKVEEEIKQNIRASSIPRPRAVLSSPVNDTAIGSKNRIKAARTPALKNHNLVKNNHTQSVPSHITENSTKTIKSKGASEENSLKGRKGSETTLPSQRRPRRTGIASSVGRRVSFSLD
- the LOC137731963 gene encoding pentatricopeptide repeat-containing protein At4g02750-like, which gives rise to MLNRHLSLRLARSLCTAAAIAKSFSQNQITTPSTTLKPLNSKISSLMRDGSVEDAQKLFDKMPHRNTVTWNAMIRGYFQNGQFQDAVSLFNRMTEHDVFSYNTMIAGLMQCGDVDGARKVFDGMNFTDVVTWNSMVSGYIRNGMIGEAVQVFDGMPLKDVVSWNLVVGGLVNNGDFDLAEKYFKRMIVRDLASWTIMISAFSSVGRVVEARELFDEMPVRDVQAWNAMMVGYIENGYVEIAEGLLHKMPKRDLDSWAQMVNGLVRIERVNDAIKLFMEMPEKCLKTWNSILLKLLRNGFTREAHAVFEKNPYKDVVSWTNMIVGYFGTGEVGSAIELFESMETRDTAAWNATIFGLSENDLGEEGLKLFIRMKESGPSPDKSTFTSVLTICSDLPTLQLGTQTHALSVKSGFDNIIAVSNAMVTMYARCGNMDLALLEFSSMQSHDVISWNSIICGFAHHGNAEVALEMFEQMRSTDVQPNHITFVGVLSACSHAGLVDEGRFYFDMIKCKYFVQPTIEHYTCIVDLLGRYGLIDEAMSFLDQMRADGFEIPASVWGALLGACRIHKNVEVGEIAGERVLDVEPGNSGVYLILAEMYLASGRREDAGRIWARMKEKGVKKQPGCSWIEVNNIGYVFLSGDKSHPKFRRIHFVLGLLHTEIEAEISKSNAASF